In Alkalihalobacterium alkalinitrilicum, a genomic segment contains:
- a CDS encoding SAV0927 family protein, giving the protein MFESIYAVDEFSNVQHLGYATEERIYNFTLVFSEQFFGKTMVICLQTGKSTLLDFDDVRNISVIKKAFHIKEDPSAHEISALLLSKIPRSNHFEEYS; this is encoded by the coding sequence TTGTTTGAATCAATCTATGCGGTGGACGAATTTTCAAACGTTCAACACCTTGGCTACGCTACTGAAGAAAGGATATATAATTTCACCCTTGTTTTTTCAGAACAATTTTTTGGAAAGACCATGGTGATATGTCTCCAAACTGGCAAATCCACTTTATTAGACTTCGATGACGTACGAAACATATCCGTTATTAAAAAGGCTTTTCATATTAAAGAAGATCCTTCAGCTCATGAAATATCCGCATTATTACTATCGAAAATTCCAAGGTCTAATCATTTTGAAGAATATTCATAA
- a CDS encoding universal stress protein, which produces MFKKILLATDGSENAFHAAKTAINVAQSTQNATIYIVYVIEFSNAKTDILQNWNSNELDKQRQEKIQSTVELIKASGINYRTRFLRGEPGSALVKYANEGYFDLVIVGNGRKNKLQELLVGSVSHKVAKGATSPVMIVKAQEFNKSRNVSAYFSAKSQ; this is translated from the coding sequence GTGTTTAAAAAAATTCTTCTAGCTACTGACGGTTCAGAGAATGCTTTTCATGCTGCAAAAACAGCCATTAATGTCGCTCAATCTACTCAGAATGCAACCATTTATATTGTTTATGTAATTGAATTCTCTAATGCGAAAACAGATATATTACAGAATTGGAATTCGAATGAACTTGATAAACAAAGACAAGAAAAAATTCAGTCAACTGTTGAATTAATCAAAGCTAGTGGAATTAACTACAGGACCCGCTTCCTTCGGGGAGAGCCTGGATCTGCACTCGTCAAATACGCAAATGAAGGATACTTTGACCTTGTCATAGTTGGTAACGGTAGAAAAAATAAACTACAGGAATTATTAGTTGGTAGTGTTAGTCATAAAGTTGCCAAAGGCGCTACATCTCCTGTCATGATTGTAAAAGCACAAGAGTTCAATAAGTCTCGAAATGTAAGCGCTTACTTCAGTGCTAAGTCACAGTGA